The following are encoded together in the Fusarium keratoplasticum isolate Fu6.1 chromosome 1, whole genome shotgun sequence genome:
- a CDS encoding Required for respiratory growth protein 9, mitochondrial, which produces MMGCTCRVTPLRIFVQGLSQVHKLEASPSFIRLPASATRPALYQNHFALSRQARSIHVSKQLGQDTSSASFALASSDSDTNSSPKEESAAVSSEAPQPEHPTETPDSSESLPTPATPKYQPRKNVDSYGAKWSKNVKRETSSPHRREFKGASVERPERPERPRGPSPGEPQSKVDMWKAQKAALKEKFPEGWRPRKRLSPDALAGIRALNAQFPDVYTTAALATKFEVSPEAIRRILRSKWQPSVKEEESRQERWFRRGKDVWEQKAALGIKPPQKWRREGVARDPSYHAWRQDAIQRNRENEEQDDREVHRGYRPRTGRGRS; this is translated from the coding sequence ATGATGGGCTGTACATGCCGTGTCAcgcccttgaggatcttTGTCCAAGGCCTATCTCAAGTTCACAAGCTTGAAgcctcgccctccttcatTCGCCTTCCCGCGTCCGCCACACGACCTGCCCTCTATCAGAATCACTTTGCCTTGTCGCGACAAGCTCGGTCCATTCATGTGTCAAAGCAGCTAGGCCAAGATACTTCCAGCGCAAGTTTTGCTCTGGCCAGCTCAGATTCGGATACCAATTCCTCTCCGAAGGAGGAATCTGCCGCCGTGAGCAGCGAGGCTCCCCAACCCGAGCATCCAACCGAAACACCAGACTCGTCGGAGTCCTTGCCCACACCAGCAACCCCCAAATACCAGCCTCGTAAGAATGTCGACTCCTACGGTGCAAAATGGAGCAAAAATGTGAAGAGGGAAACAAGCAGCCCGCATCGGAGAGAATTCAAGGGTGCCTCTGTTGAGCGCCCTGAGCGCCCTGAGCGGCCCAGGGGACCTTCACCAGGCGAGCCGCAGTCAAAAGTGGATATGTGGAAGGCCCAGAAGGCGGCTCTGAAGGAAAAGTTCCCTGAAGGATGGCGTCCGAGGAAGCGTCTCTCCCCAGATGCGCTGGCCGGTATTCGCGCGTTGAACGCTCAGTTCCCCGATGTCTACACGACGGCCGCCCTGGCGACAAAGTTTGAAGTATCGCCCGAGGCGATCCGTCGAATCCTCAGGAGCAAGTGGCAGCCCTctgtcaaggaggaggaatcGCGACAGGAGCGCTGGTTCCGCCGTGGCAAGGATGTCTGGGAGCAGAAGGCGGCCCTTGGCATCAAGCCACCGCAGAAATGGCGCCGAGAGGGTGTTGCGCGAGACCCCAGCTATCACGCCTGGAGGCAAGATGCTATTCAGCGCAACCGAGAGAATGAGGAGCAGGACGATCGAGAGGTTCATAGAGGTTATCGACCTCGAACCGGGAGGGGTAGATCATGA
- a CDS encoding RPOLD domain-containing protein — MDGMDYDPMVMDGEPEQPQVKISAADHTHVDFELSKTNLSFANALRRVIQAEVPTIAIDLVEIEVNSSVLADEFIAHRLGLIPLDSKGVGELNNSRDCDCEQYCEQCSVTLNLHAKCTSDEIMKVYARDLVVDGRHANSVGNPVITDPEGYGCLIAKLRKDQELKITCIAKKGIAKEHAKWMPTSAVGFEYDPHNKLHHLDMWFENDTDPEVEWPKSKYAQWEDPPQEGEPFDYDAVPNRFYFEVETSGSMEPDQIVQSGIRVLQQKIGGLLKGLDPRKYGGDEAEFDGPRSPDMNMDGGTTPWQDGGYTTPYGGNATAYGGGMTAYGTTPYGQSSWQ; from the exons ATGGACGGGATGGACTATGATCCTATGGTTATGGACGGGGAGCCTGAGCAGCCTCAGGTGAAGATCTCTGCG GCCGACCACACCCACGTCGACTTTGAGCTCTCCAAGACCAACCTCTCTTTCGCCAACGCGCTGCGGCGCGTCATCCAGGCAGAGGTTcccaccatcgccatcgaccTAGTCGAGATCGAGGTCAACAGCTCCGTGCTGGCCGACGAGTTCATCGCCCACCGCCTGGGCCTCATCCCCCTCGACTCCAAGGGCGTGGGCGAGCTCAACAACTCGCgcgactgcgactgcgaGCAATACTGCGAGCAGTGCAGCGTCACCCTCAACCTGCACGCCAAGTGCACCTCGGACGAGATCATGAAGGTGTACGCCCGCGACCTTGTCGTTGACGGTAGGCACGCAAACTCGGTCGGCAACCCCGTCATCACCGACCCCGAGGGCTACGGCTGCCTGATCGCCAAGCTGCGCAAGGAccaggagctcaagatcACCTGCATCGCGAAGAAGGGTATCGCAAAGGAGCATGCCAAGTGGATGCCCACCTCGGCCGTCGGATTTGAGTACGACCCTCACAACAAGCTGCACCATCTCGACATGTGGTTCGAGAACGACACAGATCCCGAAGTAGAATG GCCCAAGAGCAAATACGCACAGTGGGAAGACCCCCCGCAAGAAGGCGAGCCCTTTGACTACGACGCAGTCCCCAACCGGTTCTACTTTGAGGTGGAAACATCAGGAAGCATGGAGCCCGATCAGATCGTGCAGAGCGGCATCCGGGTGCTGCAGCAAAAGATTGGCGGTCTCCTCAAGGGCTTGGACCCTAGGAAGTacggcggcgacgaggccgagttcGACGGGCCCCGGAGCCCTGATATGAACATGGACGGCGGCACGACGCCCTGGCAAGACGGGGGCTACACCACACCGTACGGTGGCAACGCCACGGCCTATGGCGGGGGCATGACGGCTTACGGGACGACACCTTATGGACAGTCCTCGTGGCAGTGA
- a CDS encoding Phenylalanine--tRNA ligase encodes MRFYAQGMRCLRASAPRAAHLSRSSIILRTACAVRAYSSAPPTGSPSSKQGSVTIRGQTIKTDPEWFNAPANVLDATSRSLHLQKDHPVSITRQIIQSNFPEPIFKYHNEFSPVVSTAQNFDSLGFPANHPGRALSDTYYLNQETLLRTHTSAHQADTFRANQSAGYLISADVYRRDAIDRSHYPVFHQMEGAMSWDRNEVPNGDIAAAVWKDFENLPVHGVQVDDPNPAIHPERNPLQEPHHTAAEAEAIGAHLKRSLESMVVDIFSRAKAAAIKEDPDFVDEPLQMRWVEAYFPFTSPSWELEVYYAGDWLEVLGCGVVKQDILINAGVPNRLGWAFGIGIDRIAMLLFKIPDIRLFWSKDNRFLSQFEGVTDNLDTLKRFVPFSKYPPCPKDVSFWLSSTSAAGGNTKGSFHENDVMELVRNVAGDVVEDVRLIDEFTHPKTGRKSMAYRMVYRSLERTLTNAEANGFHERVREALVKELGVELR; translated from the exons ATGAGATTCTACGCCCAGGGCATGCGCTGCCTCCGGGCCTCTGCCCCGCGAGCCGCCCACCTCTCCCGGagctccatcatcctccGAACAGCTTGCGCCGTGAGGGCATACTCGTCGG CACCTCCGACGGGCTCCCCAAGCTCCAAACAAGGCTCCGTCACTATCCGTGGGCAGACCATCAAGACGGATCCTGAGTGGTTCAACGCCCCGGCCAACGTCCTCGATGCTACTTCGAGGAGCCTGCATCTGCAAAAGGATCACCCCGTCTCTATCACCCGCCAGATCATCCAGTCCAACTTCCCCGAGCCTATCTTCAAGTACCACAATGAGTTCAGCCCCGTTGTGTCCACCGCCCAGAACTTTGACTCGCTCGGCTTCCCCGCGAACCACCCCGGCCGTGCTCTCTCAGATACCTACTACCTGAACCAGGAGACTCTCCTGCGAACGCATACGAGTGCCCACCAAGCCGACACTTTCCGGGCCAACCAGAGCGCTGGTTACCTCATCTCTGCCGACGTCTATAGACGAGACGCCATTGACCGGAGTCACTATCCTGTTTTCCATCAGATGGAGGGTGCCATGTCATGGGACCGTAACGAAGTTCCCAATGGTGACATTGCTGCGGCTGTGTGGAAGGACTTTGAGAACCTTCCCGTGCATGGAGTCCAAGTAGACGACCCAAACCCTGCCATTCATCCCGAGCGCAACCCTCTTCAAGAACCCCATCACACGGCGGCAGAGGCTGAGGCTATCGGTGCTCACCTGAAGAGGTCACTTGAGTCCATGGTTGTCGACATCTTTTCCCGTGCCAAGGCTGCAGCGATCAAGGAGGACCCCGACTTTGTTGATGAACCGCTCCAGATGCGATGGGTTGAGGCATACTTCCCCTTCACCAGCCCCTCGTGGGAGCTTGAGGTTTACTATGCAGGTGACTGGCTCGAGGTACTCGGATGTGGTGTAGTCAAGCAGGATATCTTGATCAACGCTGGCGTGCCGAACCGTCTAGGTTGGGCGTTTGGCATCGGTATCGACCGTATTGCCATGCTCCTCTTCAAGATCCCTGATATCCGCCTATTCTGGTCGAAAGACAACCGATTCCTGTCGCAGTTTGAGGGCGTGACCGACAACCTCGACACACTGAAGCGCTTCGTGCCCTTCTCCAAGTACCCTCCCTGCCCCAAGGACGTGTCCTTCTGGCTGAGCTCGACGTCGGCGGCGGGTGGCAACACCAAGGGCAGCTTCCACGAGAACGATGTGATGGAGCTGGTGCGCAACGTGGCAGGCGACGTGGTAGAGGATGTGCGGCTGATTGACGAGTTTACGCATCCCAAGACGGGGCGTAAGAGCATGGCTTACCGCATGGTGTATCGCAGCCTGGAGCGGACGCTGACCAACGCTGAGGCCAACGGTTTCCACGAGAGGGTCCGCGAGGCTctcgtcaaggagctggGTGTTGAGCTTCGCTGA
- a CDS encoding Sof1 domain-containing protein, whose translation MKIKAISRSVSAQQAAGSDVSKQPRNLDSALHPFERAREYKRALNAVKLERMHAQPFVGQLGRGHVDGVYSIAKDPNSLEHFASASGDGVVKVWDLADRDEIWHATAHENIVKGLEWTRDQKLLTCAADRTIKLFDPYNTPSDASPISSWLGSGAFTSLSHHRSKNAFAAASSVISIYDLERHTAAPEVLRWPTSVDTITNVSFNYVETSILASCSNDRSIVIYDLRTSTPVTKTVLKFASNRIAWSPMEAFNMAVASEDHNIYLFDMRKFDRALNVLKDHVAAVMDVEFSPTGEELVSASWDRTIRLWNRDRGHSRDIYHTKRMQRVMAAAWTPDARYVLSGSDDGNVRLWRANASRREGVKSARQRQALEYNDSLVQRYQHMPEIRRIHRHRHVPKVLKKAGEIKAEEIKSIKRREENERRHTKKQFERRRNEREKMVLATEK comes from the coding sequence atgaagatcaaggccattAGCCGTTCCGTGTCGGCACAGCAGGCCGCCGGCTCGGACGTTTCCAAGCAGCCCCGCAACCTCGACTCGGCGCTGCACCCCTTCGAGCGCGCACGCGAGTACAAACGAGCCCTCAACGCTGTCAAGCTCGAGCGCATGCACGCCCAGCCCTTTGTCGGACAGCTCGGACGAGGTCACGTCGACGGTGTCTACTCGATCGCCAAGGATCCCAACTCTCTCGAACACTTTGCCAGCGCGAGCGGTGACGGAGTTGTCAAAGTCTGGGATCTTGCGGATAGGGACGAGATATGGCATGCCACGGCGCACGAGAACATCGTCAAGGGCCTCGAGTGGACTCGCGATCAGAAGCTGTTGACCTGCGCCGCCGACCGGACCATCAAGCTGTTTGACCCCTACAACACACCCAGCGACGCCTCGCCTATATCATCCTGGCTAGGATCTGGAGCCTTTACAAGCCTGTCGCATCACCGCTCAAAGAACGCCTTTGCCGCTGCTTCAAGTGTTATATCCATCTACGACCTCGAGAGGCACACCGCCGCCCCCGAGGTTCTCCGCTGGCCAACCTCTgtcgacaccatcaccaacgtCTCGTTCAACTATGTCGAGACGTCGATTCTGGCGTCGTGCTCCAACGACCGCTCCATCGTCATCTACGACCTCCGCACCTCGACCCCAGTCACAAAGACGGTCCTCAAGTTTGCGAGCAATCGCATCGCCTGGTCCCCCATGGAGGCTTTCAACATGGCTGTTGCATCCGAGGACCACAACATCTACCTCTTCGACATGCGCAAGTTTGACCGCGCCCTTAACGTCCTCAAGGACCACGTTGCCGCCGTCATGGATGTCGAGTTCTCCCCCACTGGTGAGGAGCTTGTCTCTGCCTCGTGGGACCGCACCATCCGCCTCTGGAACCGCGACCGTGGCCACTCACGAGACATCTACCATACCAAGCGCATGCAGCGCGTCATGGCGGCCGCCTGGACACCCGACGCCCGTTACGTCCTCTCAGGCTCCGACGACGGCAACGTGCGCCTCTGGCGTGCCAACGCCTCTCGCCGCGAAGGCGTCAAGTCGGCCCGACAGCGACAGGCCCTCGAGTACAACGACTCCCTGGTCCAGCGCTACCAGCACATGCCCGAGATCCGTCGCATCCACCGTCACCGCCACGTGCCCAAGGTGCTCAAGAAGGCgggcgagatcaaggctgaggagatcAAGAGTATCAAGCGACGTGAGGAGAACGAGCGCCGTCACACAAAGAAGCAGTTTGAGCGAAGAAGGaatgagagagagaagatggtTTTGGCAACGGAGAAGTAA
- a CDS encoding MPAB-Lcp-cat domain-containing protein — protein MYPHSHMSEFDDFRTVWGHEFYWTSKHKTAPEISHLLYSYDKLATDALDRLDEFSPPTSKAWRCPHGAGDGQRDLYVLLQKYADSDEVLGQLWEEVSTVPEWVDWEQIERGQRVVYQYSAQILLGLLYKSLLGGMGAYRVVETLSRTGGFGVRVTKRRLLETLQHFMEVVEDIDAVKPGGKGYVSSVRVRLLHAAVRRRLMQLEHERPGYFDMDKWGVPINDLHSIGTISVYSVAIIYMALPRQGIHLTDQQITDYLALWRWVGYLLGTPVDWMATPAQAKAMMESVMTSEVAPSANSRILANNILTAEARIPPLHAPRELLAAQAYQLNGDDLAGALGIEKPGWYYRAIVWVQCVVLYWLSYTYPWLPTDMQRSRDRKFKSFAHFMIHSKKIGGIGESTKFEFQYLPRIGMLTELGHPEEPDEKETVSSSGTLRLMTRHSKMPIRAVLVVGTIVGAVAVVSLARFVGSSSGWLRGVPRHLLSSVMAQTQLLQSLV, from the exons ATGTATCCCCACTCTCACATGTCTGAATTCGATGACTTTAGAACTGTCTGGGGTCATGAATTTTACTGGACTTCCAAACACAAGACGGCACCTGAGATTTCTCACTTGCTCTACTCGTACGACAAGTTGGCCACAGACGCATTGGACCGTCTAGACGAGTTCTCACCGCCGACCTCGAAAGCATGGAGGTGTCCTCATGGTGCGGGAGATGGCCAGAGGGACCTCTATGTTCTCCTTCAAAAGTACGCGGACTCGGATGAGGTTCTGGGTCAGCTATGGGAAGAGGTCTCGACAGTCCCCGAGTGGGTTGACTGGGAGCAAATTGAGCGTGGTCAACGTGTGGTTTACCAGTACAGCGCACAAATTCTTCTTGGG CTCTTATACAAGTCACTATTGGGCGGAATGGGCGCATATCGTGTTGTCGAAACTCTCTCAAGAACAGGAGGATTTGGAGTTCGAGTTACCAAACGCCGTCTTTTGGAGACACTGCAACATTTCATGGAAGTTGTCGAAGACATTGACGCTGTTAAGCCTGGTGGAAAGGGCTACGTCTCGTCAGTGCGGGTTCGATTACTACATGCGGCAGTTCGACGTCGGCTTATGCAACTGGAGCACGAACGACCAGGCTATTTCGACATGGACAAGTGGGGAGTGCCGATCAATGATTTACACTCGATCGGCACTATTTCCGTTTATTCGGTAGCCATTATTTACATGGCTCTTCCACGACAGGGCATCCACTTGACGGATCAACAGATAACCGACTATCTTGCACTATGGCGTTGGGTCGGATACTTGCTGGGCACGCCAGTGGACTGGATGGCCACGCCAGCgcaggccaaggccatgatggagtcAGTCATGACATCTGAAGTGGCACCGTCGGCCAACTCTcgcatcctcgccaacaacatcctcaCAGCCGAAGCACGTATTCCGCCACTACACGCACCCCGCGAACTTCTCGCTGCCCAGGCCTACCAACTCAACGGAGATGATCTAGCTGGTGCACTAGGCATTGAGAAGCCTGGATGGTATTACCGTGCAATCGTTTGGGTGCAATGCGTCGTGCTCTACTGGCTGAGCTATACTTACCCCTGGCTGCCGACTGACATGCAGAGGAGCCGGGACAGG AAATTCAAAAGCTTTGCGCATTTCATGATCCACAGCAAAAAGATTGGCGGAATCGGCGAATCCACCAAGTTCGAGTTCCAGTATCTCCCGCGCATTGGCATGCTTACGGAGCTGGGACACCCCGAGGAGCCggacgagaaggagaccGTGTCGAGTTCGGGCACGCTAAGATTGATGACACGCCATTCAAAGATGCCCATCCGGGCTGTGCTCGTAGTCGGGACAATAGTCGgggccgtggccgtggtcAGCCTCGCCCGGTTCGTGGGCTCATCGTCGGGCTGGCTGCGAGGCGTGCCGCGCCATCTGCTCTCGTCAGTCATGGCGCAGACGCAGTTGCTGCAAAGCCTTGTGTGA
- a CDS encoding Protein kinase domain-containing protein: MPQWWVDSRIEATVTRPFVLSQLLPDEIERLDRPVAFGGEDLTERTYWESIRNDAPRMFLILVDLGVPDQIFGVIDDGWDDAELPIALEDVDRLALTAVRDEKVEKKFYQRQFHYLLKPLQRGSHLVYGDHEVVPLDVVERSPLATHKSHAIDKVKLPNVSGAFFCRRRYSLGAGPGAIPISEFLDAIQGIKGLQNEHMVSYWASYTHNGFGYVLFSPPSDLTLKSFLATTPSQFKHLAKTRRRELLMNWILCLVDTLCYLHSKNRSHGYIKPSTIFFTNQNHIFFSDSTRLTPDAVILHTDKSSFDREWYDYAAPEQWARPAGASSPPNRFTPPEDTHFSMMQHYNSNSSTAMFLASNAHLSAQQADIFSLGCIILEILSLLVKKSSSKFAAFRSAKHKTAGRGGAVLDTSFHKNLGQVEAWMSGLAKDASRKSSPGKDDSNFFRGVTPILHVVTGMLSANPYDRPPAIEVQQRIYQIMTEVCGISEPHCVHQYSQDLETSFGGLQIQSNVGSVMGRSQYQASVGHGTMRTYQHSRNSSSGEYSQGSRTTTSSEAEVDGLYMTGHPSPPQMMPQGTWSRMTNAQGQLYAAGP; this comes from the coding sequence ATGCCACAGTGGTGGGTCGACTCTCGCATCGAAGCCACCGTCACCCGGCCCTTCGTCCTGAGCCAGCTTCTCCCAGATGAGATTGAGCGCCTAGACCGTCCCGTCGCCTTTGGCGGCGAGGACCTCACCGAGCGCACCTACTGGGAGAGCATCCGGAATGATGCCCCCCGCATGTTCCTCATCCTGGTCGACCTCGGCGTACCCGATCAGATCTTTGGAGTTATTGACGATGGTTGGGACGATGCCGAGCTTCCCATTGCCCTCGAGGACGTGGACCGGCTCGCCCTGACAGCAGTCCGCGACGAAAAGGTCGAAAAGAAGTTTTACCAGCGTCAATTCCACTACCTCCTCAAGCCTCTGCAGCGCGGGAGCCACCTTGTGTACGGCGACCACGAGGTTGTGCCcctcgatgttgttgagcGATCTCCCCTGGCCACTCACAAGTCCCATGCCATCGACAAGGTGAAGCTCCCCAATGTTTCGGGAGCGTTCTTTTGTCGCCGGCGATATTCCTTGGGCGCAGGGCCTGGTGCCATACCGATATCCGAGTTTCTAGACGCCATCCAAGGGATCAAGGGGCTGCAGAACGAGCACATGGTCTCGTACTGGGCGTCTTACACTCACAATGGATTCGGATACGTTCTCTTCTCGCCGCCGAGCGACCTCACGCTCAAGTCGTTTCTGGCGACGACACCATCTCAGTTCAAGCACCTGGCAAAGACACGCCGTAGGGAGCTCCTAATGAACTGGATTCTGTGCCTAGTCGACACCCTCTGCTATCTCCATAGCAAGAATCGATCGCACGGCTACATCAAACCATcaaccatcttcttcaccaaccaGAACcacatcttcttctctgacTCCACTCGACTAACTCCCGACGCTGTTATTCTTCATACGGATAAGTCATCTTTCGATCGAGAATGGTATGACTATGCAGCACCAGAGCAATGGGCACGACCTGCGGGCGCGTCAAGTCCGCCAAACCGATTCACGCCTCCCGAGGACACTCACTTTAGCATGATGCAGCACTACAACTCCAACTCGTCCACAGCAATGTTTCTAGCCTCAAACGCGCATCTAAGCGCCCAGCAGGCCGATATATTCTCACTAGGATGCATCATACTAGAAATTCTATCATTGCTGGTCAAAAAGTCATCAAGCAAGTTCGCGGCTTTCCGGTCTGCGAAACACAAGACGGCTGGGCGAGGTGGTGCGGTATTGGACACATCTTTCCACAAGAACCTGGGCCAAGTAGAAGCATGGATGTCGGGTCTCGCCAAAGACGCCTCTCGGAAATCGTCGCCAGGCAAGGATGACTCAAACTTCTTCCGAGGAGTCACACCCATACTACATGTGGTCACGGGTATGTTGTCGGCCAATCCATATGACCGGCCTCCTGCCATTGAGGTACAGCAACGCATCTACCAGATCATGACGGAGGTCTGCGGCATCTCGGAGCCGCATTGCGTGCATCAATACTCGCAAGACCTTGAAACCTCGTTTGGTGGGCTACAGATCCAATCCAATGTTGGCAGCGTGATGGGTCGGTCGCAGTATCAAGCCAGCGTCGGTCACGGTACGATGCGGACATACCAGCACAGCCGGAATAGCAGCAGTGGCGAGTACTCACAGGGTAGCCGCACGACGACCAGCAGCGAGGCCGAAGTGGATGGTCTCTACATGACTGGGCATCCAAGTCCACCACAGATGATGCCGCAGGGCACTTGGTCGCGAATGACCAATGCTCAGGGCCAGCTCTATGCGGCAGGTCCATAA